From one Leishmania major strain Friedlin complete genome, chromosome 33 genomic stretch:
- a CDS encoding D-alanyl-glycyl endopeptidase-like protein, with the protein MFPFAFEYPCEATFAHQMQNKQPSTLLASFFAYYHFLIPMRSRRSPAGDIEDRADVAAATVLHSSSSSSSAAAAASMMQDQVLRCVRKEPGPSNAAICDAYAMRLLQEATEEERCRGPHWRARCSPSILVALLIWATIGLVVYMKVDSSHLRPGAALATTSVETPLSQLPESCRGHYCLQEGGKEPFGAVLGAHNGVFAYSNCNSDTCISSLQYQMAIPLPPGARTALDAPHATTRLMTTGMKWQCVEYARRYWMLRGTPTPAFFGAVKGAADIWDSLTHVTFLDNATTAPLLKFKNGARLGYGGSAPRVGDLLIYPRDTENVFPYGHVAVVVKVEMPTKAEADDSYMDAGAASPKPRQRHSHVYVAEQNWDSVTWPNPYHNYSRSLPLVVLESAEGRPLQYTIEDSLHGIQGWVRYDDEP; encoded by the coding sequence TTTTTGCTTACTACCACTTTCTCATTCCCATGCGTAGCCGCCGGTCGCCAGCTGGCGATATCGAAGATCGTGccgacgtcgccgctgctaCAGTTCTCCActcctcgtcgtcatcttcgtcagcggcggcggcggcgtccatGATGCAGGACCAGGTCTTACGCTGTGTGCGAAAGGAGCCGGGCCCAAGCAATGCAGCGATATGCGATGCGTACGCGATGAGGCTTCTACAGGaagcgacggaggaggagcggtgccgcgggCCGCACTGGCGTGCGCGCTGTTCCCCTAGCATTCTTGTTGCCCTGCTCATATGGGCGACGATCGGCCTTGTCGTGTACATGAAGGTGGACAGCTCACATTTGCGTCCTGGTGCCGCCCTTGCGACCACTTCTGTTGAGACACCCCTCTCGCAACTCCCTGAAAGCTGTCGTGGCCATTACTGTCTGCAAGAGGGCGGAAAGGAGCCCTTTGGAGCGGTCCTCGGGGCCCACAATGGCGTCTTCGCCTACAGTAACTGCAACAGCGACACCTGCATCTCTTCTCTACAGTACCAGATGGCGATTCCGCTCCCACCAGGGGCGCGGACGGCTCTGGACGCCCCCCACGCGACGACTCGCCTCATGACAACAGGGATGAAGTGGCAGTGCGTCGAATACGCCCGTCGGTACTGGATGCTGCGCGGCACCCCGACCCCCGCGTTCTTCGGCGCTGTTAAAGGCGCCGCAGATATTTGGGACTCTCTCACTCACGTTACCTTCCTCGACAACGCGACTACGGCTCCGCTGCTGAAGTTTAAGAATGGCGCGAGGCTTGGctacggcggcagcgcaccccGCGTCGGAGACCTACTCATCTACCCTCGCGATACCGAGAACGTTTTCCCCTACGGCCATGTCGCCGTGGTGGTCAAGGTGGAGATGCCCACGAAGGCCGAGGCGGACGACTCCTACATGGACGCCGGAGCCGCATCGCCAAAGCCGCGTCAGCGGCACAGCCACGTGTACGTGGCAGAGCAAAACTGGGATAGCGTGACTTGGCCGAATCCATACCATAACTACTCACGTTCActgccgctggtggtgctTGAATCAGCGGAGGGGCGGCCTCTGCAGTACACGATCGAGGATTCGCTCCATGGCATCCAGGGCTGGGTGCGTTACGATGACGAGCCATAG